The proteins below are encoded in one region of Arthrobacter sp. CJ23:
- a CDS encoding inorganic phosphate transporter — protein MEITFMVALVIALALFFDFTNGFHDTANAMATPIATGAIKPKTAVALAAVLNLVGAFLSTEVAKTISGGLIREGSDGIHITPEVIFAGLMGAILWNMITWLKGLPSSSSHALFGGLIGAAVVGIGLHSINFETVLQKVILPAVFAPVIAGGVAYLCTRLAYALTSRHDPETGDKLTQKRGGFRTGQIFTSSLVALAHGTNDAQKTMGIITLVLIASGTQAAGSGPQFWVVTACALAIAIGTYAGGWRIIRTMGSGLTEVKPAQGFAAETSTASAILASSHLGFALSTTQVASGSVIGSGLGRKGTSVRWGTAGKIALGWLFTLPAAAIVGGLTAWLVSIGTVGVVIAAVAGTAAVLFMFLASRKSHVGHHNAVEVEEAGHAVRFRKKKKSTKSKDVQL, from the coding sequence GTGGAAATCACCTTCATGGTCGCGCTAGTCATAGCGCTGGCCCTATTTTTTGACTTCACCAACGGTTTTCACGACACCGCCAATGCGATGGCCACGCCCATCGCAACCGGTGCCATCAAACCTAAGACCGCAGTCGCCTTGGCCGCCGTGCTCAACCTTGTGGGTGCGTTCCTGTCCACCGAGGTGGCCAAGACCATCTCGGGCGGACTGATCCGCGAAGGATCGGACGGCATCCACATCACCCCGGAGGTCATTTTCGCCGGTCTCATGGGCGCGATCCTCTGGAACATGATCACCTGGCTCAAGGGACTGCCGTCCAGTTCCTCGCACGCCCTCTTCGGCGGCCTGATCGGTGCCGCGGTGGTGGGCATCGGCCTGCACTCGATCAACTTCGAAACCGTCCTGCAGAAGGTCATTCTGCCGGCCGTCTTCGCCCCGGTCATCGCCGGCGGCGTGGCCTACCTGTGCACACGCCTGGCCTACGCCCTGACCTCGCGGCACGATCCCGAAACCGGTGACAAGCTCACGCAGAAGCGCGGCGGATTCCGGACCGGCCAGATCTTCACCTCCAGCCTCGTGGCCTTGGCTCACGGCACCAACGATGCCCAGAAGACCATGGGCATCATCACCCTGGTCCTGATTGCCTCCGGCACGCAGGCCGCAGGAAGCGGCCCCCAGTTCTGGGTCGTGACAGCCTGTGCACTGGCCATCGCGATCGGCACTTATGCCGGCGGATGGCGCATCATCCGCACCATGGGCTCCGGCCTGACCGAGGTCAAGCCCGCACAGGGCTTCGCCGCAGAGACCAGCACCGCCTCGGCGATCCTGGCGTCCTCGCACCTTGGTTTCGCACTGTCCACCACGCAGGTGGCCTCGGGCTCGGTCATCGGCTCCGGCCTGGGCCGCAAAGGCACCTCAGTGCGTTGGGGCACTGCCGGCAAGATTGCCCTCGGCTGGCTCTTCACGCTGCCTGCCGCAGCGATCGTGGGTGGCCTCACGGCCTGGCTCGTGAGCATCGGCACCGTGGGTGTGGTCATCGCCGCCGTGGCGGGCACCGCCGCCGTGCTGTTCATGTTCCTGGCCTCCCGTAAGTCGCATGTGGGCCACCACAACGCCGTCGAGGTCGAGGAAGCCGGCCACGCCGTCCGCTTCCGCAAGAAAAAGAAGTCCACCAAGAGCAAGGATGTGCAGCTGTGA